One genomic window of Solea solea chromosome 12, fSolSol10.1, whole genome shotgun sequence includes the following:
- the lyrm5b gene encoding LYR motif-containing protein 5B translates to MANPLRAEVVRLYKNLLYLGREYPKGGDYFRDRLRAAFIKNKSVQEPERVKELIARGEFVARELEALYYLRKYRAMKKRYYEE, encoded by the exons ATGGCGAACCCTCTGAGGGCTGAAGTGGTTCGActttacaaaaat CTCCTGTACCTCGGCCGTGAATACCCCAAAGGCGGCGACTACTTCAGAGACAGACTGAGAGCAGCGTTCATCAAAAACAAGTCGGTCCAGGAGCCAGAGCGGGTCAAGGAGCTGATCGCTCGAGGGGAGTTCGTGGCCCGAGAGCTGGAGGCGCTCTACTACCTGAGGAAATACAGAGCCATGAAGAAACGCTACTATGAGGAATAA
- the si:ch211-59o9.10 gene encoding E3 ubiquitin-protein ligase arkadia isoform X1, which produces MDGSPCSSEPDSPGVLNRGCLLDPAELLYRDLSIIVPETPSPQLGKRRRRGRVPDEHLSSAAADRASAEQPGLASSSDRCFSKRRRLATSFGDPSVGFVPASSLRSFPLNSWLESPLSTASCFSSSSSSLSSSSSPSSSLSFLTPVSEKDVEAVALTAAGSTSHVTPTCLGQVRRRGRKRQSPTAALASSSSSPPSSSSPAAAAAAAAAATDGNSLSFLTAEERRWLNCEQGNTSTAAAAAAAAEEIVISDDEEAVVRAVQVEEDEALARSLQAQFDQETHDRHQHHHLHQHSRHMYYPHMASSWMSCVLAAVSPAAAFEDDVIGQHRRRGRARGRNATPHLSESLQGNDYEALLAFEERQGSVASRKLSRREIQRFPTKSFEGASGGGNTQCQICFCDYTDGEKLRILPCFHDYHVKCIDRWLKDNNTCPICRANLADGDTLAPPLTS; this is translated from the exons ATGGATGGTAGCCCGTGCTCGTCGGAACCGGACAGTCCCGGAGTTCTGAACCGAGGGTGTCTGCTCGACCCGGCAGAGCTCCTCTACCGAGACCTGTCAATCATCGTCCCAGAAACGCCCAG tcCACAGCTCGGCAAGCGTAGAAGACGTGGACGAGTCCCAGATGAACATCTCAGCTCC GCTGCGGCGGACAGAGCGTCTGCAGAACAACCAGGACTCGCCTCCAGCAGTGACCGATGTTTCTCCAAACGCCGGCGGCTGGCAACATCGTTTGGAGATCCGAGTGTCGGCTTTGTGCCGGCTTCATCTCTGAGGTCGTTTCCTCTCAACAGTTGGCTGGAATCCCCGCTATCAACTGCATCCTGTTTCTCCTCGTCATCCTCgtcactgtcctcctcctcgtcccccTCGTCCTCCTTGTCCTTCCTCACTCCAGTATCGGAGAAAGATGTCGAAGCGGTGGCTCTGACCGCGGCGGGCTCCACATCACACGTCACTCCCACCTGTCTCGgccaggtgaggaggagagggaggaaaaggcAAAGTCCGACAGCAGCTTtggcttcatcatcatcatcaccaccatcatcatcatcaccagcagcagcagcagcagcagcagcagccgccactGACGGTAACTCACTGTCCTTCCtgacagcagaggagaggagatggcTGAACTGTGAACAAGGAAACACCTCAACAG cagcagcagcagcagcagcggcggagGAGATcgtcatcagtgatgatgaggaggcCGTGGTGCGGGCggtgcaggtggaggaggacgaggcgTTGGCTCGCAGTCTGCAG GCTCAGTTTGACCAGGAGACGCACGACAGACACCAgcaccatcatcttcaccagCACAGTCGCCACATG TACTATCCCCACATGGCGTCCAGCTGGATGTCCTGTGTCCTGGCTGCAGTGTCTCCTGCAGCTGCCTTTGAAGACG ATGTGATTGGTCAACACAGGCGACGTGGGCGGGCCAGAGGGAGGAATGCCACGCCCCACTTGTCTGAAAGCCTCCAGGGAAATGATTATGAG GCTCTGCTGGCGTTTGAGGAGCGACAAGGTTCCGTCGCGTCCAGGAAGTTGAGTCGCAGGGAAATCCAGAGGTTTCCCACCAAAAGCTTTGAGGGGGCGAGCGGGGGCGGGAACACGCA GTGTCAGATCTGTTTCTGCGACTACACTGATGGAGAGAAGCTGAGGATTCTGCCCTGTTTCCATGACTACCACGTGAAGTGTATTGACCGGTGGCTAAAG GACAACAACACCTGTCCCATCTGCAGAGCGAACCTGGCTGACGGTGACACACTCGCCCCCCCGCTGACCTCATGA
- the si:ch211-59o9.10 gene encoding E3 ubiquitin-protein ligase RNF12-B isoform X2 — protein MDGSPCSSEPDSPGVLNRGCLLDPAELLYRDLSIIVPETPSPQLGKRRRRGRVPDEHLSSAAADRASAEQPGLASSSDRCFSKRRRLATSFGDPSVGFVPASSLRSFPLNSWLESPLSTASCFSSSSSSLSSSSSPSSSLSFLTPVSEKDVEAVALTAAGSTSHVTPTCLGQVRRRGRKRQSPTAALASSSSSPPSSSSPAAAAAAAAAATDGNSLSFLTAEERRWLNCEQGNTSTAAAAAAAEEIVISDDEEAVVRAVQVEEDEALARSLQAQFDQETHDRHQHHHLHQHSRHMYYPHMASSWMSCVLAAVSPAAAFEDDVIGQHRRRGRARGRNATPHLSESLQGNDYEALLAFEERQGSVASRKLSRREIQRFPTKSFEGASGGGNTQCQICFCDYTDGEKLRILPCFHDYHVKCIDRWLKDNNTCPICRANLADGDTLAPPLTS, from the exons ATGGATGGTAGCCCGTGCTCGTCGGAACCGGACAGTCCCGGAGTTCTGAACCGAGGGTGTCTGCTCGACCCGGCAGAGCTCCTCTACCGAGACCTGTCAATCATCGTCCCAGAAACGCCCAG tcCACAGCTCGGCAAGCGTAGAAGACGTGGACGAGTCCCAGATGAACATCTCAGCTCC GCTGCGGCGGACAGAGCGTCTGCAGAACAACCAGGACTCGCCTCCAGCAGTGACCGATGTTTCTCCAAACGCCGGCGGCTGGCAACATCGTTTGGAGATCCGAGTGTCGGCTTTGTGCCGGCTTCATCTCTGAGGTCGTTTCCTCTCAACAGTTGGCTGGAATCCCCGCTATCAACTGCATCCTGTTTCTCCTCGTCATCCTCgtcactgtcctcctcctcgtcccccTCGTCCTCCTTGTCCTTCCTCACTCCAGTATCGGAGAAAGATGTCGAAGCGGTGGCTCTGACCGCGGCGGGCTCCACATCACACGTCACTCCCACCTGTCTCGgccaggtgaggaggagagggaggaaaaggcAAAGTCCGACAGCAGCTTtggcttcatcatcatcatcaccaccatcatcatcatcaccagcagcagcagcagcagcagcagcagccgccactGACGGTAACTCACTGTCCTTCCtgacagcagaggagaggagatggcTGAACTGTGAACAAGGAAACACCTCAACAG cagcagcagcagcagcggcggagGAGATcgtcatcagtgatgatgaggaggcCGTGGTGCGGGCggtgcaggtggaggaggacgaggcgTTGGCTCGCAGTCTGCAG GCTCAGTTTGACCAGGAGACGCACGACAGACACCAgcaccatcatcttcaccagCACAGTCGCCACATG TACTATCCCCACATGGCGTCCAGCTGGATGTCCTGTGTCCTGGCTGCAGTGTCTCCTGCAGCTGCCTTTGAAGACG ATGTGATTGGTCAACACAGGCGACGTGGGCGGGCCAGAGGGAGGAATGCCACGCCCCACTTGTCTGAAAGCCTCCAGGGAAATGATTATGAG GCTCTGCTGGCGTTTGAGGAGCGACAAGGTTCCGTCGCGTCCAGGAAGTTGAGTCGCAGGGAAATCCAGAGGTTTCCCACCAAAAGCTTTGAGGGGGCGAGCGGGGGCGGGAACACGCA GTGTCAGATCTGTTTCTGCGACTACACTGATGGAGAGAAGCTGAGGATTCTGCCCTGTTTCCATGACTACCACGTGAAGTGTATTGACCGGTGGCTAAAG GACAACAACACCTGTCCCATCTGCAGAGCGAACCTGGCTGACGGTGACACACTCGCCCCCCCGCTGACCTCATGA
- the pdcd2l gene encoding programmed cell death protein 2-like isoform X2, which yields MASSAQEVILLGVCDGELEPKRHRSSHLTNKVGGHPDWSPVISPPWPRCGHCGAPLAHVAQIYCPLEASPYHRTLRLFACPGAECCGRAESWRAIRSQSLEAEREPSRSVPAQEAPLSATDWCDTADDWGVEEEEEGDDWGGGGGVKEDTQVKEDAEGGAVLSCRLQDLSLGESHDDVPVFRSFFVSVVDESDLGGEDDVDHVQQLLREYESREGVAVGGLDCGEGVGDRGQEKYEKSRARHGDAIFSRFMKRISICPQQILRYCRGGRPLFISEPPANAAPVATPCGSCGGSRTFELQLMPALVSQLRRKDAEAELEFGTVLVYTCTNSCWTEGSGSAVEEFCYVQGDPDQKLFK from the exons ATGGCTTCATCCGCTCAGGAGGTGATTCTGCTCGGTGTGTGTGACGGAGAGCTCGAGCCAAAGAGACACCGGTCCTCACACCTCACTAACAAAGTGGGGGGTCACCCGGACTGGTCTCCGGTCATCTCTCCGCCGTGGCCCCGCTGTGGTCACTGCGGAGCCCCGTTAGCTCACGTGGCTCAGATCTACTGCCCCCTGGAGGCGTCGCCCTACCACAGGACCCTGCGTCTGTTCGCGTGCCCGGGTGCAGAGTGCTGCGGCAGGGCAGAGAGCTGGAGGGCGATCCGCTCTCAGAGTCTGGAAGCTGAGCGGGAACCCAGCAGGTCTGTGCCCGCTCAGGAGGCTCCTCTGTCGGCCACAGACTGGTGTGACACCGCTGACGACTGGggcgtggaggaggaggaggagggggacgactggggaggaggagggggagtgaaGGAGGACACCCAGGTGAAGGAGGACGCAGAAG ggggcgctgttctCAGCTGCAGACTCCAGGACCTCTCTTTGGGAGAGTCACATGACGACGTTCCTGTTTTCCGCTCGTTCTTCGTCAGCGTGGTGGACGAGTCGGATCTTGGCGGCGAGGACGACGTGGACCACGTCCAGCAGCTGTTGAGGGAGTACGAGAGCAGAGAGGGCGTGGCAGTGGGCGGGCTGGACTGTGGCGAGGGCGTCGGCGATCGCGGGCAGGAGAAGTACGAGAAGTCAAGAGCCAGACACGGAGATGCCATCTTCTCCAGGTTCATGAAGAGGATCTCGATCTGTCCTCAACAGATCCTGCGTTACTGTCGCGGCGGGAGGCCGCTCTTCATCTCCGAGCCGCCGGCGAACGCGGCTCCGGTGGCGACGCCGTGCGGCTCCTGCGGAGGATCCAGAACGTTTGAGCTGCAGCTGATGCCAGCGCTGGTCAGTCAGCTGCGGAGGAAGGACGCCGAGGCGGAGCTGGAGTTCGGGACGGTTCTGGTTTACACCTGCACCAACAGCTGCTGGACAGAAGGCTCCGGATCAGCCGTGGAAGAGTTCTGCTACGTTCAGGGCGACCCGGACCAGAAGCTGTTTAAATGA
- the pdcd2l gene encoding programmed cell death protein 2-like isoform X1: protein MASSAQEVILLGVCDGELEPKRHRSSHLTNKVGGHPDWSPVISPPWPRCGHCGAPLAHVAQIYCPLEASPYHRTLRLFACPGAECCGRAESWRAIRSQSLEAEREPSRSVPAQEAPLSATDWCDTADDWGVEEEEEGDDWGGGGGVKEDTQVKEDAEAGGAVLSCRLQDLSLGESHDDVPVFRSFFVSVVDESDLGGEDDVDHVQQLLREYESREGVAVGGLDCGEGVGDRGQEKYEKSRARHGDAIFSRFMKRISICPQQILRYCRGGRPLFISEPPANAAPVATPCGSCGGSRTFELQLMPALVSQLRRKDAEAELEFGTVLVYTCTNSCWTEGSGSAVEEFCYVQGDPDQKLFK, encoded by the exons ATGGCTTCATCCGCTCAGGAGGTGATTCTGCTCGGTGTGTGTGACGGAGAGCTCGAGCCAAAGAGACACCGGTCCTCACACCTCACTAACAAAGTGGGGGGTCACCCGGACTGGTCTCCGGTCATCTCTCCGCCGTGGCCCCGCTGTGGTCACTGCGGAGCCCCGTTAGCTCACGTGGCTCAGATCTACTGCCCCCTGGAGGCGTCGCCCTACCACAGGACCCTGCGTCTGTTCGCGTGCCCGGGTGCAGAGTGCTGCGGCAGGGCAGAGAGCTGGAGGGCGATCCGCTCTCAGAGTCTGGAAGCTGAGCGGGAACCCAGCAGGTCTGTGCCCGCTCAGGAGGCTCCTCTGTCGGCCACAGACTGGTGTGACACCGCTGACGACTGGggcgtggaggaggaggaggagggggacgactggggaggaggagggggagtgaaGGAGGACACCCAGGTGAAGGAGGACGCAGAAG cagggggcgctgttctCAGCTGCAGACTCCAGGACCTCTCTTTGGGAGAGTCACATGACGACGTTCCTGTTTTCCGCTCGTTCTTCGTCAGCGTGGTGGACGAGTCGGATCTTGGCGGCGAGGACGACGTGGACCACGTCCAGCAGCTGTTGAGGGAGTACGAGAGCAGAGAGGGCGTGGCAGTGGGCGGGCTGGACTGTGGCGAGGGCGTCGGCGATCGCGGGCAGGAGAAGTACGAGAAGTCAAGAGCCAGACACGGAGATGCCATCTTCTCCAGGTTCATGAAGAGGATCTCGATCTGTCCTCAACAGATCCTGCGTTACTGTCGCGGCGGGAGGCCGCTCTTCATCTCCGAGCCGCCGGCGAACGCGGCTCCGGTGGCGACGCCGTGCGGCTCCTGCGGAGGATCCAGAACGTTTGAGCTGCAGCTGATGCCAGCGCTGGTCAGTCAGCTGCGGAGGAAGGACGCCGAGGCGGAGCTGGAGTTCGGGACGGTTCTGGTTTACACCTGCACCAACAGCTGCTGGACAGAAGGCTCCGGATCAGCCGTGGAAGAGTTCTGCTACGTTCAGGGCGACCCGGACCAGAAGCTGTTTAAATGA